A region from the Rhodamnia argentea isolate NSW1041297 chromosome 7, ASM2092103v1, whole genome shotgun sequence genome encodes:
- the LOC115749513 gene encoding ATP-dependent Clp protease ATP-binding subunit ClpA homolog CD4B, chloroplastic-like → MAGVLAQSRNVPAIVSGQRYGGSSGSAKSRRTVKMMSALKPPSVRMRGFSGLRGSNTLDNLLNSSPDFRSRVANSISFRRGKASRGVVRAMFERFTEKAIKVIMLAQEEARRLGHNFVGTEQILLGLIGEGTGIAAKVLKSMGINLKDARVEVEKIIGRGSGFVAVEIPFTPRAKRVLELSLEEARQLGHNYIGSEHLLLGLLREGEGVAARVLENMGADPSNIRTQVIRMVGESTEAVGAGVGGGSSGNKMPTLEEYGTNLTKMAEEGKLDPVVGRQPQIERVVQILGRRTKNNPCLVGEPGVGKTAIAEGLAQRISSGDVPETIEGKKVITLDMGLLVAGTKYRGEFEERLKKLMEEIKQSDEIILFIDEVHTLIGAGAAEGAIDAANILKPALARGELQCIGATTLDEYRKHIEKDPALERRFQPVKVPEPTVDETILILKGLRERYEIHHKLRYTDEALVSAAHLSYQYISDRFLPDKAIDLIDEAGSRVRLRHAQLPEEARELEKELRQITKEKNEAVRSQDFEKAGELRDREMDLKAQISAVVDKGKEMSKAETEAGDDGPFVTEVDIQHIVSAWTGIPVEKVSSDESDRLLKMEETLHKRVIGQDEAVKAISRAIRRARVGLKNPNRPIASFIFSGPTGVGKSELAKALAAYYFGSEEAMIRLDMSEFMERHTVSKLIGSPPGYVGYTEGGQLTEAVRRRPYTVVLFDEIEKAHPDVFNMMLQILEDGRLTDSKGRTVDFKNTLLIMTSNVGSSVIEKGGRRIGFDLDYDEKDSSYNRIKSLVTEELKQYFRPEFLNRLDEMIVFRQLTKLEVKDIADIMLKEVFERLKAKEIELQVTERFRDMVVEEGYNPSYGARPLRRAIMRLLEDSMAEKMLSGEIKEGDSVIVDVDSDKNVTVLNGSSGAPEASFSTP, encoded by the exons ATGGCTGGGGTCCTGGCGCAGTCGAGGAATGTACCAGCTATAGTGTCTGGCCAGAGGTATGGCGGCTCCAGTGGCTCTGCAAAGTCGAGGAGAACCGTGAAAATGATGTCCGCTCTAAAACCACCCAGTGTAAGGATGAGGGGCTTCTCCGGTCTTAGAGGATCCAACACTTTGGACAACTTGTTGAATTCAAGCCCCGACTTTCGCTCTAGGGTGGCAAATTCAATCTCCTTTCGCAGGGGAAAGGCAAGCCGTGGTGTAGTCAGGGCTATGTTCGAGCGCTTCACTGAGAAAGCGATCAAAGTCATTATGCTTGCTCAAGAGGAAGCACGGAGGCTGGGTCACAATTTCGTGGGGACAGAGCAAATTCTTCTGGGTCTTATCGGCGAAGGCACTGGTATTGCTGCTAAAGTCCTCAAGTCCATGGGAATCAATTTAAAAGATGCACGTGTTGAGGTTGAAAAGATTATTGGGAGGGGAAGTGGATTTGTTGCTGTGGAGATTCCTTTCACTCCGCGTGCAAAGCGCGTCTTGGAACTGTCACTGGAAGAAGCTCGGCAATTAG GCCATAACTACATTGGGTCTGAGCACTTGCTTCTTGGATTGCTTCGTGAGGGTGAGGGTGTGGCTGCTCGTGTTCTTGAGAACATGGGTGCTGATCCTAGCAACATTCGCACACAG GTTATTAGGATGGTGGGTGAGAGCACCGAGGCTGTTGGTGCTGGTGTTGGTGGAGGAAGTAGCGGCAACAAAATGCCAACGCTTGAGGAGTATGGAACCAATTTGACTAAGATGGCAGAGGAG gGAAAATTGGATCCCGTTGTTGGAAGGCAGCCGCAAATAGAACGAGTTGTCCAAATTCTTGGTCGCCGAACCAAAAATAATCCCTGCCTTGTTGGAGAACCTGGTGTTGGGAAGACTGCAATTGCCGAAGGTCTTGCTCAGCGTATTTCAAGTGGTGATGTCCCTGAAACAATCGAAGGGAAGAAG GTCATTACCTTGGACATGGGTCTTTTAGTTGCTGGAACAAAGTATCGTGGAGAGTTTGAAGAGAGATTGAAGAAGCTAATGGAGGAAATTAAACAGAGTGATGAAATTATACTCTTCATCGATGAGGTGCATACTCTCATTGGAGCAGGGGCAGCAGAGGGGGCTATTGATGCTGCAAATATCCTAAAGCCCGCTCTGGCACGAGGTGAACTGCAG TGTATTGGGGCCACCACACTGGATGAATACAGGAAGCACATTGAAAAGGACCCAGCCTTAGAAAGACGTTTCCAGCCTGTCAAAGTTCCTGAGCCGACCGTAGATGAAACTATTCTGATTCTGAAGGGACTTCGAGAGAGATATGAGATCCATCACAAGCTTCGTTACACTGATGAAGCCTTAGTATCTGCTGCACATCTCTCTTACCAGTACATAAG TGACCGTTTTCTGCCTGACAAAGCCATAGATTTGATTGATGAGGCGGGTTCTCGGGTTCGGCTTCGTCATGCACAG CTCCCTGAGGAGGCCAGAGAGCTTGAGAAAGAACTCCGGCAGATCACGAAGGAGAAGAATGAGGCTGTTCGCAGTCAGGATTTTGAGAAG GCTGGAGAGTTACGTGATCGAGAAATGGATCTTAAGGCACAGATATCTGCAGTGGTTGACAAAGGCAAAGAGATGAGCAAGGCTGAGACTGAGGCTGGGGACGATGGTCCTTTTGTTACTGAAGTGGACATTCAGCACATTGTCTCTGCTTGGACTGGCATTCCAGTAGAGAAAGTGTCAAGTGATGAGTCAGATCGcctcctcaaaatggaagagaccCTGCACAAGCGAGTAATTGGACAGGACGAAGCAGTCAAAGCCATTAGCCGTGCCATCAGGCGAGCTCGTGTTGGACTCAAGAACCCTAATCGTCCGATTGCCAGTTTCATCTTTTCTGGCCCAACCGGTGTTGGGAAGTCGGAACTTGCAAAAGCACTGGCGGCTTACTACTTTGGGTCTGAAGAAGCCATGATCCGACTTGACATGAGCGAGTTCATGGAAAGACACACAGTCTCCAAGCTAATTGGTTCCCCACCTGGTTATGTTGGATATACAGAAGGTGGTCAGCTCACTGAAGCTGTTCGTCGGCGTCCTTACACAGTGGTCCTTTTTGATGAGATAGAGAAGGCCCACCCGGATGTCTTCAACATGATGCTTCAAATTCTTGAGGATGGAAGATTGACAGATAGCAAGGGGAGAACTGTTGATTTCAAGAATACACTTCTCATAATGACGTCGAATGTTGGGAGCAGTGTAATAGAGAAGGGAGGCCGCCGGATAGGATTTGATCTTGATTATGATGAGAAGGATAGCAGTTACAACCGCATCAAGAGCCTAGTGACGGAGGAGCTGAAGCAATATTTCCGGCCAGAGTTCTTGAATAGATTAGATGAAATGATAGTGTTCCGTCAGCTTACTAAGTTGGAGGTGAAGGACATCGCTGACATCATGCTTAAGGAGGTGTTTGAGCGGCTGAAAGCAAAGGAGATTGAACTTCAAGTGACGGAGAGATTTAGGGACATGGTGGTGGAGGAAGGCTACAATCCAAGCTATGGTGCCAGACCTCTGAGGAGAGCAATAATGAGACTATTGGAGGACAGTATGGCTGAGAAAATGCTTTCCGGGGAGATCAAAGAGGGTGATTCTGTCATTGTGGATGTCGATTCTGATAAGAATGTGACGGTGCTCAACGGAAGCAGCGGTGCTCCAGAAGCTAGTTTCTCTACGCCATGA